In a single window of the Lineus longissimus chromosome 4, tnLinLong1.2, whole genome shotgun sequence genome:
- the LOC135486639 gene encoding E3 ubiquitin-protein ligase HECTD3-like isoform X2, which produces MAAKEGSLRLPHRRLARIRCLNDCIKAFKHNQSLPEALCYVPKQMEFVGAANTTLQMYMSPSTSTSNLLAPKILTSSGSATPIPSTRGTPLIIFDSSVCKTKESLSCRVWASGEEYSNSSGRWIRLFKYEVSGHKETSLSFEQDAWVLLYNVEKREEPIALVPVNSTRKDPVEEKTGKNSLSFINKQPRKLENYEDVIEYQYSLHKNHLDELAEPDPAAVKRIQDPPQNWTTDCDTELVRFLSELTEPENDNLGSIKNYVESIDVSSFCEESENITDEDPDTYWESDGSQGQHWLRLKMRKGTIIKKLYLCLDGEDGNYLPYHVIVMGGEIDDMKKLNDTYLDTSFAQIQDMCILQDMTEHYPYIEIRIKECKDGGIDVRVHGLKIKSNKERDAGLNIDLFSAETLVRYPVLESFTREVLYRRAILLQRFVSILDSVLPYLLPAWDYSLGSFASLDAVHQFLPLSKKRSGLVDTLLKESESGRPNTMPKLFIDRRAATEHKEDPSQDPTCKNTVFMQIYEGLKPKNHQEKALDYRWSGRYNQWWECKFLAEGIIDQGGGFRDSLSDLADELCPSASDVPVPLPYFVRAPNQSHEDSNVNRDVYVPNPACNDFVKYRWIGQLMGACFRGKESLVISLSSFTWKQMSGETVTWSRDFSCVDAAEVKLIDTMESMDKDTFDAHLADDLTWSIVRSDGVTIPLKENGANVKVTFDDRLEYIRLVQDARMNESNEQTKAMRQGLLEVVPEAVLQLLTWQELEKRVCGDSDITVEALMRSTHYEDLESTDTRVKYLWSAMGNFCNEDRSRFLRFVTGRRRLPASLYMCPVADSESIDSLPESSTCSNTLFLPNYSSAKAAEEKLRYAVYNCIAIDADMSHLDEW; this is translated from the exons ATGGCGGCCAAGGAAGGGAGTCTTCGACTTCCTCATCGTCGTTTAGCAAGAATTCGGTGTCTAAACGATTGCATCAAAGCTTTCAAACATAACCAATCACTTCCTGAGGCCCTTTGCTATGTACCTAAACAAATGGAATTCGTTGGGGCCGCGAATACAACGCTCCAAATGTACATGTCCCCTTCAACTTCAACCTCGAATTTGCTTGCCCCCaaaatattgacaagcagtGGAAGTGCCACTCCCATCCCCAGCACACGTGGTACCCCACTCATTATCTTCGACTCCTCTGTTTGTAAAACAAAAGAGAGTCTGTCGTGTAGAGTGTGGGCATCTGGAGAAGAGTACAGCAACTCGTCCGGGAGGTGGATAAGATTGTTTAAG TATGAAGTTTCTGGTCATAAAGAAACTAGTCTGAGCTTCGAACAAGATGCGTGGGTGTTACTCTATAATGTTGAGAAGAGAGAGGAGCCCATCGCCTTGGTGCCAGTGAATAGCACAAGGAAGGATCCAGTGGAAGAAAAAACAGGCAAAAACTCCTTATCCTTCATCAATAAGCAACCAAGAAAGTTGGAGAA tTATGAAGATGTGATAGAATATCAATACAGCTTACACAAAAACCATTTAGATGAGTTGGCCGAACCAGACCCCGCTGCTGTGAAAAGAATCCAGGATCCTCCACAGAACTGGACGACTGACTGTGATACTGAACTAGTCCGCTTCCTCTCGGAACTCACTGAGCCAGAGAATGATAATCTTGGCAGCATAAAAAATTACGTGGAGTCCATCGACGTGTCTTCATTTTGT GAAGAATCTGAGAATATAACAGATGAGGATCCCGATACGTACTGGGAGAGTGACGGCAGCCAAGGCCAACACTGGCTGAGGCTGAAGATGAGGAAAGGGACTATAATCAA AAAACTGTATCTGTGCCTTGATGGGGAGGATGGGAACTACCTACCGTATCATGTGATAGTGATGGGTGGCGAGATTGatgatatgaagaaattgaatgaCACTTATCTAGATAC ATCATTTGCTCAAATCCAAGATATGTGTATACTACAAGACATGACAGAACACTACCCCTATATAGAAATACGAATCAAAGAGTGCAAAG ATGGTGGTATTGACGTGCGGGTGCATGGCCTCAAGATCAAATCAAACAAAGAGAGAGACGCTGGCCTCAATATTGACCTGTTTAGTGCAGAGACATTGGTCCGCTACCCAGTATTAGAGAGTTTTACACGGGAGGTTTTATATAGGAGAGCAATACTGCTGCAGAG ATTTGTGTCTATATTAGACAGTGTTTTGCCTTATTTACTACCTGCCTGGGATTATTCTCTGGGATCTTTTGCTTCTCTCGAT GCAGTTCACCAGTTTCTACCTCTTTCTAAGAAGCGTTCAGGCCTTGTAGATACACTCCTCAAGGAATCGGAAAGCGG GAGACctaacactatgccaaaattgTTCATTGACCGCCGGGCTGCAACCGAACATAAAGAAGACCCATCACAGGACCCGACTTGTAAAAACACCGTCTTCATGCAAATATACGAGGGACTGAAGCCAAAAAACCATCAGGAGAAGGCTTTAGATTACAG GTGGTCTGGCCGATACAACCAGTGGTGGGAGTGCAAGTTCCTCGCTGAGGGAATCATAGACCAGGGTGGAGGTTTCAGAGACAGCCTGTCTGATCTCGCAGACGAACTCTGCCCTAGTGCCAGCGATGTGCCTGTTCCTTTACCTTACTTTGTCCGAGCCCCAAATCAG tcCCACGAGGACTCCAATGTGAACCGTGATGTGTATGTGCCAAACCCAGCCTGCAATGACTTTGTGAAGTACCGATGGATTGGCCAGCTAATGGGTGCTTGCTTCAGAGGGAAAGAAAGTTTG GTGATATCCTTGTCTTCGTTCACTTGGAAGCAAATGTCGGGAGAGACGGTCACCTGGTCGCGAGATTTCTCCTGTGTTGATGCTGCTGAG GTCAAGTTAATTGACACGATGGAGTCGATGGACAAGGACACGTTTGACGCCCACCTCGCGGACGACCTCACCTGGTCCATCGTGCGTAGTGATGGTGTGACGATCCCCCTCAAAGAGAATGGTGCAAATGTGAAGGTGACGTTTGACGATCGCCTGGAGTACATCAGACTGGTGCAGGACGCCAGGATGAACGAATCAAATGAGCAG ACAAAGGCAATGCGGCAAGGCCTGTTAGAGGTGGTCCCTGAAGCAGTCTTACAACTACTGACCTGGCAGGAGCTGGAGAAACGAGTTTGTGGTGATTCTGACATCACTGTTGAAGCCTTGATGAGATCAA CCCACTATGAGGATCTTGAGTCAACCGATACAAGGGTGAAATACCTCTGGTCCGCAATGGGCAATTTCTGCAATGAGGACCGCAGTCGCTTCCTGCGATTTGTAACTGGGCGACGGAGACTCCCAGCCTCGCTTTACATGTGTCCTGTGGCTGATAG CGAGTCCATTGATTCCTTACCCGAGTCATCCACATGTTCGAACACCCTCTTCCTTCCAAATTATTCAAG TGCCAAAGCAGCTGAAGAAAAACTTCGCTATGCTGTCTACAATTGTATTGCAATCGATGCTGACATGAGCCATTTGGACGAATGGTAG
- the LOC135486639 gene encoding E3 ubiquitin-protein ligase HECTD3-like isoform X1 — MAAKEGSLRLPHRRLARIRCLNDCIKAFKHNQSLPEALCYVPKQMEFVGAANTTLQMYMSPSTSTSNLLAPKILTSSGSATPIPSTRGTPLIIFDSSVCKTKESLSCRVWASGEEYSNSSGRWIRLFKYEVSGHKETSLSFEQDAWVLLYNVEKREEPIALVPVNSTRKDPVEEKTGKNSLSFINKQPRKLENYEDVIEYQYSLHKNHLDELAEPDPAAVKRIQDPPQNWTTDCDTELVRFLSELTEPENDNLGSIKNYVESIDVSSFCEESENITDEDPDTYWESDGSQGQHWLRLKMRKGTIIKKLYLCLDGEDGNYLPYHVIVMGGEIDDMKKLNDTYLDTSFAQIQDMCILQDMTEHYPYIEIRIKECKGEEDGGIDVRVHGLKIKSNKERDAGLNIDLFSAETLVRYPVLESFTREVLYRRAILLQRFVSILDSVLPYLLPAWDYSLGSFASLDAVHQFLPLSKKRSGLVDTLLKESESGRPNTMPKLFIDRRAATEHKEDPSQDPTCKNTVFMQIYEGLKPKNHQEKALDYRWSGRYNQWWECKFLAEGIIDQGGGFRDSLSDLADELCPSASDVPVPLPYFVRAPNQSHEDSNVNRDVYVPNPACNDFVKYRWIGQLMGACFRGKESLVISLSSFTWKQMSGETVTWSRDFSCVDAAEVKLIDTMESMDKDTFDAHLADDLTWSIVRSDGVTIPLKENGANVKVTFDDRLEYIRLVQDARMNESNEQTKAMRQGLLEVVPEAVLQLLTWQELEKRVCGDSDITVEALMRSTHYEDLESTDTRVKYLWSAMGNFCNEDRSRFLRFVTGRRRLPASLYMCPVADSESIDSLPESSTCSNTLFLPNYSSAKAAEEKLRYAVYNCIAIDADMSHLDEW; from the exons ATGGCGGCCAAGGAAGGGAGTCTTCGACTTCCTCATCGTCGTTTAGCAAGAATTCGGTGTCTAAACGATTGCATCAAAGCTTTCAAACATAACCAATCACTTCCTGAGGCCCTTTGCTATGTACCTAAACAAATGGAATTCGTTGGGGCCGCGAATACAACGCTCCAAATGTACATGTCCCCTTCAACTTCAACCTCGAATTTGCTTGCCCCCaaaatattgacaagcagtGGAAGTGCCACTCCCATCCCCAGCACACGTGGTACCCCACTCATTATCTTCGACTCCTCTGTTTGTAAAACAAAAGAGAGTCTGTCGTGTAGAGTGTGGGCATCTGGAGAAGAGTACAGCAACTCGTCCGGGAGGTGGATAAGATTGTTTAAG TATGAAGTTTCTGGTCATAAAGAAACTAGTCTGAGCTTCGAACAAGATGCGTGGGTGTTACTCTATAATGTTGAGAAGAGAGAGGAGCCCATCGCCTTGGTGCCAGTGAATAGCACAAGGAAGGATCCAGTGGAAGAAAAAACAGGCAAAAACTCCTTATCCTTCATCAATAAGCAACCAAGAAAGTTGGAGAA tTATGAAGATGTGATAGAATATCAATACAGCTTACACAAAAACCATTTAGATGAGTTGGCCGAACCAGACCCCGCTGCTGTGAAAAGAATCCAGGATCCTCCACAGAACTGGACGACTGACTGTGATACTGAACTAGTCCGCTTCCTCTCGGAACTCACTGAGCCAGAGAATGATAATCTTGGCAGCATAAAAAATTACGTGGAGTCCATCGACGTGTCTTCATTTTGT GAAGAATCTGAGAATATAACAGATGAGGATCCCGATACGTACTGGGAGAGTGACGGCAGCCAAGGCCAACACTGGCTGAGGCTGAAGATGAGGAAAGGGACTATAATCAA AAAACTGTATCTGTGCCTTGATGGGGAGGATGGGAACTACCTACCGTATCATGTGATAGTGATGGGTGGCGAGATTGatgatatgaagaaattgaatgaCACTTATCTAGATAC ATCATTTGCTCAAATCCAAGATATGTGTATACTACAAGACATGACAGAACACTACCCCTATATAGAAATACGAATCAAAGAGTGCAAAGGTGAGGAAG ATGGTGGTATTGACGTGCGGGTGCATGGCCTCAAGATCAAATCAAACAAAGAGAGAGACGCTGGCCTCAATATTGACCTGTTTAGTGCAGAGACATTGGTCCGCTACCCAGTATTAGAGAGTTTTACACGGGAGGTTTTATATAGGAGAGCAATACTGCTGCAGAG ATTTGTGTCTATATTAGACAGTGTTTTGCCTTATTTACTACCTGCCTGGGATTATTCTCTGGGATCTTTTGCTTCTCTCGAT GCAGTTCACCAGTTTCTACCTCTTTCTAAGAAGCGTTCAGGCCTTGTAGATACACTCCTCAAGGAATCGGAAAGCGG GAGACctaacactatgccaaaattgTTCATTGACCGCCGGGCTGCAACCGAACATAAAGAAGACCCATCACAGGACCCGACTTGTAAAAACACCGTCTTCATGCAAATATACGAGGGACTGAAGCCAAAAAACCATCAGGAGAAGGCTTTAGATTACAG GTGGTCTGGCCGATACAACCAGTGGTGGGAGTGCAAGTTCCTCGCTGAGGGAATCATAGACCAGGGTGGAGGTTTCAGAGACAGCCTGTCTGATCTCGCAGACGAACTCTGCCCTAGTGCCAGCGATGTGCCTGTTCCTTTACCTTACTTTGTCCGAGCCCCAAATCAG tcCCACGAGGACTCCAATGTGAACCGTGATGTGTATGTGCCAAACCCAGCCTGCAATGACTTTGTGAAGTACCGATGGATTGGCCAGCTAATGGGTGCTTGCTTCAGAGGGAAAGAAAGTTTG GTGATATCCTTGTCTTCGTTCACTTGGAAGCAAATGTCGGGAGAGACGGTCACCTGGTCGCGAGATTTCTCCTGTGTTGATGCTGCTGAG GTCAAGTTAATTGACACGATGGAGTCGATGGACAAGGACACGTTTGACGCCCACCTCGCGGACGACCTCACCTGGTCCATCGTGCGTAGTGATGGTGTGACGATCCCCCTCAAAGAGAATGGTGCAAATGTGAAGGTGACGTTTGACGATCGCCTGGAGTACATCAGACTGGTGCAGGACGCCAGGATGAACGAATCAAATGAGCAG ACAAAGGCAATGCGGCAAGGCCTGTTAGAGGTGGTCCCTGAAGCAGTCTTACAACTACTGACCTGGCAGGAGCTGGAGAAACGAGTTTGTGGTGATTCTGACATCACTGTTGAAGCCTTGATGAGATCAA CCCACTATGAGGATCTTGAGTCAACCGATACAAGGGTGAAATACCTCTGGTCCGCAATGGGCAATTTCTGCAATGAGGACCGCAGTCGCTTCCTGCGATTTGTAACTGGGCGACGGAGACTCCCAGCCTCGCTTTACATGTGTCCTGTGGCTGATAG CGAGTCCATTGATTCCTTACCCGAGTCATCCACATGTTCGAACACCCTCTTCCTTCCAAATTATTCAAG TGCCAAAGCAGCTGAAGAAAAACTTCGCTATGCTGTCTACAATTGTATTGCAATCGATGCTGACATGAGCCATTTGGACGAATGGTAG
- the LOC135486641 gene encoding beta-1,3-galactosyltransferase 5-like has protein sequence MKICHDAGLLVTAMICWIGQPVLSDLLEIAQYRMRNAKGRLIRPPPIPPKPRDREKSAIPESFFTAPLNSNPHNYTFLINEPKLCLNQPDIYLLILIRTIYSQADRRQAIRQTWANQRNFPNHQVILVFLFGVTEDKKDQRGIEDESRRYGDVVQEDFKDTYGNLTLKDVMAFKWAWLYCPHAKFVLVGSDEVVIDVFKLVPFLEYSMLRTNKREINNRFVLCHLYPCCTKVHHEHPKYGVSVKKYSGNAWPNYCSGTTYIVPSDVIRKLYAMSWDTPSFMPDDAWIGVLAEKLGLTFHDSFKTFAGIRNNPTVMKYFTADNYFNSEVMIGVLDYDFPGQESVMMKRVWQLILDHHKGKKVAESFWMERDRRSYRAEPNEDEHETPFSSGFLLNISVVSVLVFIMCYWLKKKRNRLLCRRCMK, from the exons ATGAAAATCTGCCATGATGCCGGCCTGCTTGTCACTGCAATGATCTGCTGGATAG GTCAACCAGTCTTAAGCGACTTGCTGGAGATTGCTCAGTACAGAATGAGAAATGCAAAAGGAAGACTGATAAGGCCGCCACCCATCCCACCAAAGCCAAGAGATCGGGAAAAATCTGCTATACCGGAGTCGTTCTTCACAGCGCCACTGAACAGCAATCCCCATAATTACACATTCTTAATCAACGAACCGAAACTCTGCTTGAACCAACCCGACATTTATCTCTTGATTTTGATACGCACAATATACTCGCAAGCGGATCGCCGACAGGCTATACGGCAGACCTGGGCTAATCAGAGAAACTTCCCAAACCATCAGGTGATTTTGGTGTTTCTGTTCGGTGTGACGGAAGACAAGAAAGACCAGCGTGGGATTGAGGATGAGAGTCGCCGATACGGTGACGTTGTTCAGGAGGACTTCAAAGACACGTACGGGAACCTTACGTTAAAGGACGTCATGGCATTTAAATGGGCGTGGTTATACTGCCCGCACGCCAAATTTGTATTAGTGGGAAGCGACGAGGTTGTCATCGATGTGTTCAAATTAGTGCCATTTTTGGAATATTCCATGCTTAGGACAAACAAGAGAGAAATAAACAATAGATTTGTACTGTGCCACCTGTATCCCTGCTGCACTAAAGTACATCATGAGCATCCAAAGTATGGTGTCAGTGTTAAAAAATATAGCGGCAACGCATGGCCAAATTACTGCTCAGGAACTACTTACATAGTCCCATCAGATGTGATCAGGAAACTGTATGCAATGTCATGGGATACGCCAAGCTTCATGCCAGACGATGCATGGATCGGTGTCCTGGCGGAAAAGTTGGGCCTAACATTCCACGATTCCTTTAAAACGTTTGCCGGGATACGCAACAACCCGACCGTCATGAAATATTTCACGGCTGACAATTACTTCAATAGCGAGGTCATGATCGGTGTGCTCGACTATGATTTTCCCGGCCAAGAATCTGTGATGATGAAACGCGTGTGGCAGCTTATCCTCGACCATCACAAGGGGAAGAAAGTGGCGGAGAGTTTTTGGATGGAACGAGATCGCCGAAGCTACAGGGCGGAACCAAATGAAGACGAGCATGAGACACCTTTTAGTTCTGGTTTCCTGCTAAATATCTCTGTAGTTTCTGTACTGGTTTTTATAATGTGTTATTGGCTCAAGAAGAAACGGAATAGGCTTCTGTGTCGGAGATGCATGAAGTAA
- the LOC135486640 gene encoding uncharacterized protein LOC135486640: protein MASKHRDTPACAICLEAQTVVKVVPTCKHVFCRKCLSKHLRSLGLISQRFPCPTCHVESLLPDDGVDGFLDFTEATDVENKPVSEPGTGTDTATTDRKKTICKMCRFTKKIDIEADHLCEECRNLHLCKDCTILHKNNKATENHILTPLKLMSERGEVDCVIHEHLITSFCFTCSTPVCPVCIQIDHGDHSLEKITAVFRTKINEVKRKTEAKKKRSRDIKFCERELIELTSLALGKMDQVVSAVEEYSNRCIENIIKQKTDMKKAIVADFDIILDVIACLDNIPDLTKEIDESVVKAQRILSDAEPCSSDLVKLYSVSKEMDEADKKAEHIKRDLYLQPYNNIWPNLPHFVPSLQEYNLGKLVPKKAKRDETLELIFEKKLEADNPTMFIPCVANLGKGYYAVALPSKGGADSNAIDIYKFPCKLLQTFKELDNPLHDMASTPDGNLAVLSQGRDRDTCSVQLFHPENGFMRSIESTNDVVYRELLSFAVNLQHEYVILSKVGVVRMVTVLNEDGSIKLSHKITERMFNISSDASRITCSARHIYVMANWGFAAYEVRENQMTLMMTHHSDLLGGVKMIKDISTTYFDLLAICYNITDKKACIKTFDMDYDHSILNVNDQEHGVLPQGADSETRISENSNFIVSSQGCAFRVYQLTETKPSCHKNCKSAGGGRRRRRRRGNRDQNTMPPFQLR from the coding sequence ATGGCAAGTAAACATAGAGATACTCCAGCCTGCGCAATATGTTTAGAGGCACAGACGGTCGTCAAAGTTGTTCCTACATGTAAGCACGTCTTCTGCAGGAAATGTCTGTCCAAACACTTGAGGAGCTTGGGCCTAATCAGTCAAAGATTTCCCTGCCCGACATGCCATGTTGAGAGTCTGCTACCTGACGATGGTGTCGATGGTTTTTTGGACTTCACTGAGGCAACTGATGTCGAGAATAAGCCAGTTTCTGAACCAGGCACAGGCACAGACACAGCCACGACAGATAGGAAGAAAACAATATGCAAAATGTGTCGCTTTACAAAGAAAATCGATATTGAAGCTGACCACTTATGTGAGGAGTGTCGAAACCTCCATCTATGCAAAGACTGCACGATTTTACACAAAAATAACAAGGCTACGGAGAATCACATTCTCACTCCGCTAAAGTTGATGAGTGAGAGAGGGGAAGTCGACTGCGTGATTCATGAACATTTGATTACAAGTTTCTGTTTTACTTGTTCAACTCCAGTGTGTCCAGTGTGTATCCAAATTGACCACGGCGATCATTCGCTTGAGAAAATTACGGCAGTGTTTCGTACTAAGATCAACGAAGTAAAGCGTAAAACTGAGGCAAAGAAGAAACGATCGAGAGATATCAAATTCTGTGAAAGAGAGCTGATAGAACTGACGTCATTGGCTCTTGGCAAGATGGACCAAGTAGTCTCTGCTGTCGAAGAGTACTCTAATAGATGTattgaaaatattatcaaaCAAAAGACAGACATGAAGAAGGCAATTGTGGCAGACTTCGACATTATTCTGGACGTTATAGCATGCCTTGACAACATTCCTGATTTGACGAAAGAGATTGACGAGTCGGTTGTCAAGGCACAGAGAATACTGTCAGATGCAGAACCGTGTTCATCAGACTTGGTGAAACTGTATTCAGTAAGTAAAGAAATGGATGAGGCAGACAAGAAGGCAGAGCACATTAAGAGAGACCTTTACTTGCAGCCATACAACAATATTTGGCCAAATCTCCCACATTTTGTGCCAAGTTTACAAGAATACAACTTGGGAAAGTTGGTTCCTAAGAAGGCGAAGAGAGATGAAACATTAGAGCTAATCTTTGAAAAGAAACTTGAGGCTGACAACCCAACTATGTTCATACCCTGTGTCGCCAACCTTGGAAAGGGGTATTATGCTGTAGCATTGCCATCTAAAGGGGGAGCAGATAGCAACGCCATTGACATATACAAGTTTCCATGCAAACTTCTACAGACATTCAAAGAACTTGATAACCCTTTGCATGACATGGCATCCACCCCTGATGGAAACCTGGCAGTCCTGTCACAGGGAAGGGACAGGGATACATGCTCTGTGCAACTCTTTCATCCAGAGAATGGATTCATGAGAAGCATCGAGTCTACAAATGATGTTGTTTATCGTGAACTGCTTTCATTCGCTGTTAACCTGCAGCATGAATATGTCATTCTTAGCAAGGTTGGAGTAGTCCGAATGGTGACCGTCTTGAATGAAGACGGTTCAATAAAACTCTCCCACAAAATAACAGAAAGAATGTTCAACATCAGTAGTGATGCATCCAGAATCACATGCAGTGCCAGGCACATCTATGTCATGGCAAATTGGGGATTTGCTGCCTACGAAGTCAGAGAAAATcaaatgactctgatgatgacccACCATTCAGACCTGCTAGGGGGTGTAAAAATGATCAAAGATATTTCAACAACGTATTTTGATCTACTTGCCATTTGTTACAACATAACAGATAAAAAAGCCTGCATAAAAACATTTGACATGGACTATGACCATAGCATATTGAATGTAAACGACCAGGAACATGGGGTTCTGCCACAGGGAGCAGACAGTGAGACAAGAATTTCTGAGAACAGCAACTTCATTGTGTCATCTCAGGGTTGTGCTTTTAGAGTCTATCAATTAACAGAAACGAAGCCTTCATGCCACAAAAATTGTAAGTCGGCCGGAGGTGGACGCAGACGCAGACGCAGACGCGGGAACAGAGACCAGAACACAATGCCCCCATTTCAACTTCGTTGA